In Dryobates pubescens isolate bDryPub1 chromosome 15, bDryPub1.pri, whole genome shotgun sequence, the following proteins share a genomic window:
- the POC1B gene encoding POC1 centriolar protein homolog B, whose protein sequence is MVWKLKAQCRAYRFVGHEEAVTSVQFSADGQLLASASQDRTVRLWIPCIHGESSVLRGHTAAVRSVSFSPDGRSLASASNDKSVKVWSVRTQRLAFTLFQHTRWVRSAKFSPDGRLIASCSEDKSVRIWDTRNKTCIDSFLDYGGFTSDVDFNPSGTCVAAAGSNHTVKLWDIRTKQLLQHYKVHTAGVNCVAFHPSGNYLISASTDGTMKILDVLEGRLIYTLHGHKGPVLSVAFSRSGEKFASGGADAKVLLWKTNFDSFDYKEVLKHHMRRTQTDDPPHLDVYPRAPLLHGDGKVEPIQVDPTLDVTATQTLDPPVIEIRASSSFSAQDDGSSEDLQCPPSDLTASSKRESENESKSTLHDGEQQTDISPSLSKTLEHIVEQLDILTLTVSILEQRLTLTEDKLKECLETQQKMLLQGRQEE, encoded by the exons ATGGTGTGGAAGCTGAAGGCACAGTGCAGAGCCTACAGGTTTGTAGGCCATGAGGAAGCAGTGACCAGTGTGCAGTTCTCAGCagatgggcagctgctggcttcagcttctCAAGATCGTACTGTCAGGCTCTGGATTCCTTGCAT CCACGGAGAGTCCTCGGTCCTGAGGGGCCACACGGCAGCAGTGCGCAGCGTGAGCTTCTCGCCCGACGGCCGCTCGCTGGCGTCCGCCTCCAACGACAAGTCGGTGAAGGTCTGGAGCGTGCGCACGCAGCGCCTTGCCTTCACCCTCTTCCAGCACACTCGCTGGGTTCGCTCTGCCAA GTTCTCACCTGATGGAAGGCTGATAGCATCTTGCAGTGAAGATAAATCTGTTAGGATCTGGGATACAAGAAATAAGACTTGCATTGATAGCTTCTTAGATTATGGAGG ATTTACCAGTGATGTGGATTTCAACCCCAGTGGCACTTGtgtagctgctgcaggctccaaccACACCGTGAAGCTGTGGGACATTCGAAcgaagcagctcctgcagcattaCAAAG TTCACACAGCAGGGGTTAATTGTGTGGCATTCCATCCCTCTGGGAACTACCTCATCTCTGCTTCTACTGATGGGACCATGAAGATTTTGGATGTTTTAGAAGGAAGGCTTATTTACACTCTCCATGGACACAAG ggACCTGTACTTTCTGTGGCTTTTTCCAGAAGTGGTGAAAAATTTGCCTCAGGTGGAGCAGATGCCAAG GTGTTACTATGGAAAACAAACTTTGACTCATTTGATTATAAAGAAGTTCTCAAACATCACATGAGAAGAACACAGACTGATGATCCTCCTCATCTGGATGTTTACCCAAGGGCACCTCTTCTCCATGGGGATGGAAAGGTTGAGCCAATTCAG GTTGACCCTACCCTTGATGTGACTGCTACACAAACACTTGACCCACCTGTCATAGAGATTAGAGCCTCTTCATCCTTCAGTGCTCAG GATGATGGTAGCAGTGAAGacctgcagtgtcctccttcaGATTTGACAGCCAGTTCTAAAAGGGAGTCAGAGAATGAGAGCAAATCAACTCTGCATGATGGGGAGCAGCAAACAGACATCTCCCCCTCCTTGAGCAAGACTTTGGAGCACATTGTGGAGCAGCTGGATATTTTAACTCTG ACTGTTTCGATCCTGGAACAACGTTTGACACTGACTGAAGACAAACTGAAGGAATGCCTAGAAACCCAGcagaaaatgctgctgcagggaaggcaggaggagtaG